CCGTGAGCACCGGAATGCGTAGGTCTCCCGATGGTGTGAAATTGTGCGACAGATACTGCTCGGCCGCCGGATCGATGGTATAGCGCGTGACGGTCGCGTTGGCCAGCTGCAGCAAGGGCGTGAGCGCGGCCGCCGGAAGCAGCGGCGTGCCGACGCTATACACGGTCGTCGCATTGTCGAAGGGGGAGAAGCCGTGCGTCAGCTCCACGATGTTGTTGATGCCGCGCGCGTGAAAGGATACGCCGGTGATCAGCGACTCGAGGAGGCTCGGGAAGAAATTCGCGGGATCGACGGGCAGCGGCGTTTGCGCCGTGCTGGCCATCGCCAGCAGTTTGGCCTGGTTGGCCGGACTCGGCGCGATGGTGCCGATGATCGTCATCGGATTGATGACGGTGTTGGCCGGCACGCCGAGCACGTTGCCGGGCAGCATGCCGGGGAAGTACGCATCAGCCAGGGCACGTACGTGCCCGAGATACTGCGTCTGGACACGCGACCCGCCGACCATTCCGCACACGAGCAGCGCGCCGTCATACTGCGACGCGTACTGCTCGGCGAGCGTGAGCGCGACGCCGCCGCCCAGTGAATATCCGATCAGATAGTTTTTCGTCGGTGTGGCCGGGAGGTTCGACGCGAGCAGGCCCCGCAATTGGTGCGTGCGCTGCGCGCCGTCCTTCACGACGAAGCCATTCTCGGAATAACTCGAGTAGGCAACGGCGTATCCGAGTGCGCCCAGCGCTTCCCGCGTCGCGTAGAGTCCGTCCTGATCACGGAGATCGACGGGCGTGGAGACATCGCGGAAGCCGTGCGCGACCGTGACGGTCTGACCATTCCAGGCGGTGGGCACGTACATGGCGTACAGGGCGCCAGGGCCGGTGCTGCCCTCGACGATGCGCGCCCATGGGCCGTACGCCGGCGGTCCGGCGGTCTTCTCGAGGGCGGGTGAGGCGGTGACGGCCGTTGATGGCGCGACGATCCCGTCGCTGCACGCGGCAAGCATGACAACTGCGGCGCTCGCGACGACGGCGAGCACGGAACGCTGGAAGTGGAGCAACATGGAGACATCTCCCGGGCACACGCCCAATTAGGTAGTGCTGCATCGCACACTGTGCGTGCCTCTACCTTCTGGCGTGCGGGAGGGCCACGGTATCCGTCAGATGACGTACACGCGGTCGCCGAATCCTCGATACGCGTTTCGCTACACGCTCGATGTCTCAGCGCGGCAGCGTTACGCGGAAGGTCGTACCAGCTTCAATCGACGAGGTGACGTCGATGCGCCCGTTGTGCGCGGACACGATGCGATCGGTGATGTATAGGCCAAGGCCGAGGTGGTGGTCGGCGGAATCCGAGGGCGCGTCGGCGAGCACGCGCTTGAACGGACTGAACAATCCAGCGATGTCGGCGGCGGGAATCACACGACCGAAGTTGCCGACGTCGATGACTACCTGGCGATCGGTCCCATGCGCGCGGATCGACACGGGCAGTGACGAATCCCCGTGATGCACCGCATTGCTGAGCAGATTGGCAAGCACCTGTCGGATTCGCGCGGCGTCCACCGGCGCCCACAGTCCCGCTTCGATCTGCGGCTCGAAGGCCCACTGCGGGTGGGCGGCTTCGATCTCCTCCACGGCGTGCTGGACGAGCGTGCTCAGGTCGGTGGCTTCGGAGGCAATGCCCAGTCCCGCCCCCATACGCGTGCGCGTGAAGTCGAGCAGGTCATCGACCAGTTCGATCATGCGGGTCACACTGCGCGAGGCGCGCGAGACAAGCACGGACTGCGTCGTGTCGCGTGACGGACTGGTGGCCAGGTGATCCGTGACCATGAGCACCGTCTGCAGCGGCGCGCGAAGATCGTGGCTGAGGATCGCGAGAAACAGATCCTTGGACTCGTCGATGCTGCTGGTAAAACGCGTGACCGATTCACCTATGGATTGGTCGACGGACGCGTTGAAGCGCAGGAGATCGTTGATGTCATCGGTGTCGAGCGTCGCGCGGGATGCGGTCCAGAGCCGGAGCACGCTCGCCCGCAGCGCACGGAACTCCGAGACCATCTCTCCGACGCTGAATCCATGGTGTGCGCGCTCGGCTCCGTGCGCCTGGGCCGCCGAGTCGTAGCCCCCCACCGATTCGTCGTGCTCGGCGCGCGCCTTGTGGGCCCCGGTGTCATGCGACTGCGTCCGGTGCAGGTCGGCGACGATGTCGCGGAGCATGCTGGCGGAGTGGTCGCGCAGTGCCGCGCGGTCGAGGTGCTCGGCGCCTTCTCGGGTGCTGGCAAACTCCTCCCAAGCAGCGAGAATGGCGTCGCGGTTGGCTTCGATGAACTCAGGCAGGCGCACGGCGGGACGGGGCAGAGGTGTCACCGGAAGGTAGTACGCTCCAGCTAGACGTCGTATGGATGGGACGAGATCGTGCAGGTGGCGCGGATTGGGGGGCGAGGGCTTTACCCGAGCGGGCCGCGCGGAGTAGCTTCTGGGGTGGGGTGGTCGGAGGCTCGGCCGCGCTGCGGGCGTAATTCAGTTGGTAGAATGCCAGCTTCCCAAGCTGGACGTCGCCGGTTCGAGTCCGGTCGCCCGCTCTGAGATAAGGCAGAGCCCCGCAACGGTTTCCGTTGCGGGGCGTTGCTTTTTCTCCACGTGCTTCGATGGTGCTTTCGTGTCTCACTTCCACGCGAACACTGGATCGCCCACAAACGCCGACCTGAAGGCGGCGAGCGACGACGCACTCGACTCCACGCGCCAGTCTGTTTCTTTGTTCATGTTGAACCACATGAACGCGCGCAGTTGCGGATACGACGTCGCCATGCTCGAGGCGGCAGCCGTGATCCAGGTGGCCTTTGATCCACCGAGCTCCGATGAGGCGAACTCGCCGATCATGAATGGCTTGGTCGGCGCGAGTGTCGTGAGTCGGCCGTAAATTGGCGCGAAGACTTCATCGAACGTCTTCCAACTGCTCCACGTTTGACTCGTGCCCCAGTTGTAGCCGTCGGCGCAGATCCAGTCCACATACGCATCGCCGGGATAGTAGTTCTCGGGTTGATTCCAACTCGCGTTGGGCACCGACTCGTGGTTCACGCACCACGCCCAACTCACGTTTGTCACGTTCTTCGTTTGGAACCGGCCGCGCACATAGCGCCACATGGCAATGAACTGCGCCGGTGACTGTTCGCTGCCGCCGTTTTGCGCACCGCCCCAACCATACCAGTCGCCGTTCATCTCATGACCGAGTCGTACCACGATCGGTCGGCCGTCTGCCTTCGCGTCGGTAGCCCAGCTGTCGATGTACGTGTTGTGCTTGCCGGCTAGGACGTCGGCATAGGTGATCTTTCCGCGGCGATTCTTCATCTCCCACGTGATCACCGGTGTCGAGGCACGGTCGTACGCGCTGGTCACCGCGAAGCCCTGAAAGTTGCTCGACCAATCGGTATACCACATCACGTACGCCGAACGACCACCCACCTTGGTGGTCCACGTGTCCCACGCCTTGAGGCCGAGCTTACCGAGTGGAGAGCTCTCGAGGAACACGCCACTGCCGACACTCCCCGTCGCGGTGCTGCTCGTGATCGCCGATCGCTGAAGGACATCAGGCGCGGCGATGCGCGCCGGGGACTCGCAGGCGGACAGACACACGGTGGCAGCAAAGGCGAGCAACGCAGGACGCATGAGTTCCTCGAGGAGCCGTGGGGGAATCGAAGCGCGAGCGCGAACACTGCCCGGGATCCGCCGGGAAACTATCGCACTCCCTGCGCTGGAACTCCAGCGCCACGCAACCGGCAACGAGTTCGCATCGACGCCAAGCGGGGGCAAATGCCCACGTGCGTTGGCAGTTCGCATGACGAGAGAGGCCACCCGTGTGACGCTCGGTCGACACCGTCGTCGCTCGTGGAGGTCCGCCTTCGTCTGGAGGTCCGCCTCCGTCGCCTACTCCCGAGTTCATGTCGTCATCCGATCTTCGTCGCACCGTCCGTCGTGCCAGCGCGACCGATGCCCGCGCCCGCCGTTCGTCTTGGCGTGAGCTGCTGAGGCCGCAGGGAACGGGACCGACGCGCTACTGGCGTGTGGGGGCGGTCATCACACTTCTGATGGTCGCAAGCACGCTCGGCTGGTATCTCACCGCCCGCGACACGGCGCTTCCACCGACCGTAAGGTACTCCGATGTCGCCGGTGCGATCGCTACCGGCAGCGTGACATCGCTCGAGGTGGGTGAGAGTGGACGCCGCCTTACGGTGACGCTGTCCCCGGGGGCCGTGCTCGCGAATGCACGCGGTGCGACGCGGGTCATCACGCTGGTACCGACGTCGGTCGCACTCGCGGACTTCGAGCGGTGGAGCAGCGCGGGCATCGCGGTATCGGTCCGCCCGGCCGACACGATGTCATCCCCGCAAACGTGGAACGTGCTCGTACCGATCCTCATTGTCCTCGTCGCGGCAGGCACCCTGGTCGGGTGGCAGCGCCGGATGCGCGGCGGCACGTTCGTGGTCGCACCACCAGCCCGACACCTGACGATGTCGGATGTGGGAGGCGCGCGCGAAGCCCGAGCCGACTTGGCAGACGTGGTCGCATTTCTCCGGTCTCCGGAAAAGTTCGAGGCGATGGGTGCGCGATGCCCGAAGGGGGTCCTGCTTGTCGGCCCGCCGGGAACCGGCAAGACGCTGCTCGCACGCGCGGTTGCCGGTGAGGCCGGTGTTCCGGTGATCATCGCGGGCGGATCCGACTTCACGGAGATGTACGTGGGCGTGGGCGCCAGTCGGGTGCGAGCACTCGCCCGTCGTGCCCGCGAGTCCGCGCCGTGCATCATCTTCATCGATGAGTTCGAAGCGCTCGGCGGACGACGCGGCCGACCGAATCGCAGCGGCGAGGAAGAGAACACGTTGAACGCGCTTCTCGTCGAAATGGATGGCATGGCGGGCAACGAAGGCGTGGTGTGGATGGCCGCCACCAACCGCGATGACATGCTCGATCCGGCGGTGCGCCGTCCGGGACGCTTCGATCGGGTGGTCGAGGTTCCACTCCCGACGCTGGCCGATCGGCTTGAGATTCTGCGCATCCATGCCGCGCGCGCGCCACTCAGCCCCAACGTCGACCTGGACGTGATCGCCCGCCTCACGCCCGGCTATTCGGGCGCGGAGTTGGCCAACCTGTTGAACGAGGCGGCATTGGTGGCCGTCCACGCGGGAGCGTCGATGATCACCGGTGCCGACATCGAGCAGGCTCGCGACAAGATCCTGCTGGGTCGCATTCGCGCCGGGGTGGTGATCACGCCGAGTGAGCGGCACGTGATCGCCCTGCACGAAGCGGGTCATGCGGTCGTTGGCATGATCGCCTGTCCGGAAGACCGGCTCCACAAGGTGACCATTCAGGCACGTGGACGCTCACTCGGTGCGGCGCACTTCTCACCGGAAGCGGACAAGCATCTCTACTCGCGTCGCTACCTCGAAGGGGTCATTGCCAAGGCGCTGGGCGGTCGGGCCGCCGAGTTGATCTTCCTCGGTGTGAACGGCGTCACGTCAGGAGCCGCGAGCGACCTGATCCAAGCGACCAGCGTCGCTCGACGCATGGTGGGTGAGATGGGTATGAGCGACCGTGTCGGACTCGTGAGCGCGGATCCGGCGGCGCATGGCGGCGGCGCACCGAGCGCACAGTTGCAGTCGCGAATCGATGACGCAGTGGCCGATCTCGTGAAAGCGCAGGCCGATCGTGCGGAGGCGCTCGTCGGCGCGCATCGGGGTGCTGTGGAAGCGATTGCCGCCGCGTTGCTGGAGCACGAAGTGCTCGACGCCGAAGATGTGATCGCGATTGCGCGTCGGCATGGCGCGCTCGGCGCACGGGAGCTGGTCGCCGCCTGAGCTCTCGGGCTCGAGGAGCTGAGCGCAAAACGGCCCCGAATCACAGGATTCGGGACCGTTAGTGCGTCACATGACCGGCGGGTTAGCCGGTCAGTTCCCGCCCGGGGGCGCGCCGGCCTTCTTGATACGGTACTCCTTGTGGCCTTCGCGCTGCATGCCCTTCATCTCATCGTACGTGGCGACTGCTTCCGCGTTCTTGCCCGCCTTGATGGACACCTGGAGCTTCTGCACGGTCGCAATGAATTCCTTCATGCCGGCCTGATATCCCGCCTTGAACTTGGCCTGCTCGGCCGCCGGGATCTTGGACTGCTTCTCCGGCTCGAGCGTCAGCGCCGCCTTGGCGTTCGTCTCGATGATGGCCAGCTGCTCGAGGGTGTTCGCATTCTTCGAGGGGTCGTCGATCTGACGGCCAACCGCTTTGAACGCGGTGTTCATCGCGCTCATCTTCTTGCCGAGCGGCGTCTTTTCTTCGTCCTGCTGGGCGTGGGCCACGCTGGAAATGGCGAAGGCCAGAACGCAGGCGGCACCAAACTGCCGGAGTCGCAGATGCATGTGAGATGGATTACGAAGAGGAGTGAAAGTGCGCAACCGGGGACGCGCGGAGGCGCTTCGTTGGAAAGATTACGCGGAAGCGCGGCCCTTCGCTGACGTACCGTTCACGGCTCATGATGTTCCCGACTTGGGCCCTACGGCTGTCAGCGAAGGTCCGGTCCCGTGCGTACACTTAGCACATGGAGTCGGCTGTGCGGGGCGGCATGCGCGCCCCCGGCTGCTTCCACCCGCCTTTTAATCGCCGACATGTCCGAGTCTACGCCCGCGCCCGACCGGCGCAACTTCTTAGCCAAGGCCGCCGCGGTTGTCGTGGGCGGCCTCATTTCCGTCGTAGCGCCTGTCGCCGGGCTGTTCACCCTGCTCGATCCGCTCCGGCGAAAGACAGACACCCGTGGTCTCGTTCGCGTTGCGTCGCTCGCGTCGCTGGCGACTGACGGCCAGCCACGCAAATTCCCGGTGCTGGACACGCTGGTCGATGCGTGGAACAAGACCGAGAACGTGCCGGTGGGGTCGGTCTACCTGCAGCGCACCGGAGATGCCACGGTGCGCGTGCTCAACTCGGTGTGTCCGCATCTCGGATGCTCGGTGGGCTACAACGCCAGCACGCACGGCTACTTCTGCCCGTGCCACCGCAGCAGCTTCACGCTGGATGGAGCGATCGCCGATCCAAAGAGCCCAAGTCCACGCGGCATGGATGAACTGGAAGCGGTGGTTCGCGACGGAGAGGTCTGGGTGCGCTTTCAGAACTTCCGCAAAGGCTCCCCCGACAAGATCGCCGTCTGATGGCCGAGCAGCCGCGTAACGAACGTCCGTCCCTCGGTTCCTGGCTCGATTCGCGCACCGGATACAAAGGGCTGCTTCACGAAGCCCTGTTCGAGAACGTCCCCGGTGGTGCCCGTTGGCGCTATGTGTGGGGCAGCACGCTGTCGTTCTTCTTCGTGGTGCAGGTCATCACGGGCGTGTTCTTGTGGATGTCCTACAGCCCGAGCTCGCAGACGGCGTGGGAGAGTGTCTACTACATCCAGCATCAAATGCTGGGCGGCTGGTTCCTGCGGGGCTTGCATCACTTCGTCGCCCAGGCGATGACGGTATTGCTGGTGCTGCACCTCATGCAGGTCATCATCGACGGCGCGTACAAGGCGCCACGCGAGATGAACTACTGGTTCGGGGTGGTGCTGCTGATTCTGGTGCTGGCGCTGTCGCTCACGGGCTATCTGTTGCCGTGGGATCAGAACGGCTACTGGTCGACGGCCGTATCCACCAACATCGTGGGTATGAGTCCGGGCATCGGACAGTCGCTGCAAACGGTGGTGGTGGGCGGCGTGACTTACGGGCATCTCACGCTCACGCGCTTCTTCGCGCTGCACGCCGGGGTGATTCCGGGGCTCATCATCGTGCTGATCGTGGGACACGTGTACTTGTTCCGGAAGCACGGCCTCACCCCCAAGCAGCCGCTGAAGGGCCCCGATCAGGGCTTCTGGCCGGAGCAGGTGCTGCGCGACGCAGTGGCCTGTCTGGCCGTGCTCGCTGTCGTGCTCTTCTTCGTCGTGCGAGAGCAGGGCGCTCCGCTCGGCGCGCCAGCGGATCCCGCCGAACAGTTCTCGGCCGCGCGTCCCGAGTGGTACTTCCTGTTCCTGTACCAGTTCCTCAAGTACTTCCCGGGCAGCACGGAAATCATCGGCGCCATCGTACTCCCCACGCTTGGTCTCGTGGTGCTGATGGCGATGCCGTTTCTCGGACGCTGGAAGCTGGGACATCGCTTCAATGTCGGGTTCATGTTCGCGATGCTGGCCGGTGCAGCGCTGCTCTCGTGGCAGTCGATCAGCGCCGACCGCAACGATCCCGAGTACCAGGTGGCCAAGGCCGTATCCCAGCGCGACGCGGCGCGCGCAGTGGAAATGGCGAACGCCGGCGTACCGATCACCGGCGCGCTCACGCTGATGCGCAACGACCCCTACACGCAGGGCCCGCGCATCTTCTCACGCAACTGCGCATCGTGCCATCGCTACGACGGGCACGATGGTATGGGCAACGCGCTGCCGAAGGATTCGATCTCGGCGTCCGATTTAAAGGGCTATGGCTCCCGCGAGTGGCTGCAGGGCTTCCTCAACGCCGACACCATTCTCACGACGCGGTACTGGGGCGGCACTGCGCACACCGAAGGCGACATGGTCGGCTGGCTGGGCGATCACATCCCGGAGACGGACGAGCAGATCGCGACGCGCCGCAACGTGGTGCTGGCGCTGTCCGCGCAGGCGGCGCTGCCGTCGCAGGCGGCGATGGACCGGAAGGACAGCGCGCAGATCGCGATGGGCATCGCGTTCATGCGGAACACCAAGAACGGCTGCGCCGAGTGCCACAAGTTCCAGGATGTCGGCACAGATAGCCCGGAGCTCGATGGGTGGGGTTCGCGCGAGTGGATGGTGGCATTCGTGAACGACCCGTCGCACCCGCGCTTCTTCGGCCGTGACAACGATCGCATGCCTTCGTACGGCACCGAGAAGAGCCTCAGTCAGCGTGAGATCGAGATGGTGGTGGATTGGATCCGTCAGGAGTGGTACACGCCGAAAACGGCGGCCACGCGGAAGTGATCGGAGGATGCGGCGGGTCAGACTGAGGCTGGGAACGGTTTCAGGTAGCTAATGGGCTGGGCTTTTCCCGTCGCACGCGTAGTTTGGCGAGAGGGCTTTTCTTCTCCTCTAGCCGACCTTCATGGCCAGCTACATCTACCTTCCGGTTCCCACTCCCGGCTTGCAGGCTATCGCGAGTAAGCTGCAAGTGCGGATCAATGCACTGGCCCCAGGCACGTGCGCGGCCCCTCGACGGAACATCGTCAGCCGTGGCCGTTGGAAGGGAATTTTTCGCAGCTTGGGGTGTTCCGGGTGCCTCACGGGGATCGGGTCCACGGACGTGCTGTATATCTGCATCCACGGGACCGGCAATCTTGCGATGGAAGCGGTGAGCGGCGAACGCAATCGGGAGCGCGAGCTGTACGATGATCCGCCGGCGGATCAGCAACAGCTCGTGAAGCGTGTGCCGAACCACTTGCGCCCGCTCGGCGCCGATCCGCTCGCCAACATGGCGCCGGCGTCGGACAGCAAGGACTACACCGCCGCGCAGCTCGCCGCCGTGATCGAGAAGGAAGGACTGTCCAAGGCACATCAGCAGATCGAGCTTTTCGCCTGTGGCGCAGGGATGAATGACAACGCGGAGCAGCGCGCGTTCGAGCAGCAACGGGTGGCGGACCAGGTTCGGGAGAAGTTTCGCCATGACGTCGCCGCCGCCGCCGGTTTGAGGCAGGACGCAATGCTACGGCTTGTCGGTGAGCGGCTCGACGAGGTCGCCGCGATCGTTCGCGCGCGTCATGATCGCATGGATGAAGCGGCGGCGTTGAAGCGCTCGTTTGGCGAACGATTCTTCGATGCGCTTCGCGGCCGGGGCTACGTCGGCGTGACCGTGAACGCGTACCGCGGAGACGTGAAAGCGGGGCTCGTGGCGGACGTGCCCGGCCTCGCGGCTGCCCCGTTCGCCGTGGTGAGCCGCGACACGACCAACAATCCGAACGCGCCGGGGATGCGCGTCACGTATCCGCTCCCGCTAGTCTAGGCGTCGGCGGCGTTCTTTCGACTCCTCCGACGATCCACCTCTCTCTCGCTCTCTCAGGTTCCCACGTGCCAATGCTACGCGGACTTCTCTACCGGGGTGCGGCGGCCGGCGCCATATCCCTATCCATGGCGGCGTCAGCTTTGTCGGCGCAGGTCACGCAAGCGGCGGGTGCCGCGGACACGGTGATGGCTATCCAGAAGCCGAGAAGTCCGCTTCCGGCCGAGGCGGCGAGTGCAAACGTGACCCGATTCTCGTTCATCGCGTACGGCGATACGCGAGGGCGGCGCGACGGCGTGAATGAGCAGTACGAACACGGGCTGGTGGTCGAGTCGATGCTGCGAACCATCAAGAGCATGGAGTCCGGTCCCGAGCCCGTTCGCTTCGTGCTGCAGAGCGGTGACGCGGTCGTGAACGGCCGCGATCCGAAGCAATGGAACGTCAGCTTCATCGGTCTGATCAATCGACTCACCACGGCCGGTGGCGTGCCCTACTACCTGGCGCCCGGCAATCACGACGTGACATCGGCGGCCGAGCTGAGCGCGCCGGGCCGGCTGGTTGGGCTGCAGAACTATCTGCGGGCCATGGGTCAGCTCATTCCACCCGACGGCGCGACACGACGCCTCACCGGGTATCCGACCTACGCCTTCGGCTACGGCAATACGTTCGTGATCGCCTTCGACTCCAACATTGCCGAGGATTCGACACAGCTGGCGTGGGTGCGCGCTCAGCTCGAAGGACTGAATCGCAAGCGCTATACGCACGTGGTCGCATTCTTTCACCACCCGGCCTACTCATCCGGACCGCATGGTGGGTCGACGATCGAGCGTCCGACGATGGCGGTGCGCGCGAACTACATGCCGCTGTTTCGCAAGCACAATGTGCAATTGCTGTTCACCGGACACGAGCACTTTTTCGAGCACTTCGTCGAGCGGTATCGTGACGTCGCCGGAGTGCCGCGTCGCATCGATCAAATCGTGAGCGGCGGTGGTGGCGCCCCGCTATACACGTATCAGGGTGAACCAGACCTCAACGCGTATATGCGATCCTCCGGTGTGGATTCCGCGCGCGTGACGCACCTGGTGCGGCCGGGTAGCAAGGCGGGGGACAATCCCTATCACTTCACCGTCGTGCACGTGGACGGTGAGCG
This region of Gemmatimonas groenlandica genomic DNA includes:
- a CDS encoding alpha/beta hydrolase-fold protein, producing MLLHFQRSVLAVVASAAVVMLAACSDGIVAPSTAVTASPALEKTAGPPAYGPWARIVEGSTGPGALYAMYVPTAWNGQTVTVAHGFRDVSTPVDLRDQDGLYATREALGALGYAVAYSSYSENGFVVKDGAQRTHQLRGLLASNLPATPTKNYLIGYSLGGGVALTLAEQYASQYDGALLVCGMVGGSRVQTQYLGHVRALADAYFPGMLPGNVLGVPANTVINPMTIIGTIAPSPANQAKLLAMASTAQTPLPVDPANFFPSLLESLITGVSFHARGINNIVELTHGFSPFDNATTVYSVGTPLLPAAALTPLLQLANATVTRYTIDPAAEQYLSHNFTPSGDLRIPVLTVHNAYDPAVPVQHESELLNAVTAAGATDFLSQRLINRYGHCKVNAAEISDAFGDLTAWVTSGVKPAP
- a CDS encoding sensor histidine kinase, producing the protein MRLPEFIEANRDAILAAWEEFASTREGAEHLDRAALRDHSASMLRDIVADLHRTQSHDTGAHKARAEHDESVGGYDSAAQAHGAERAHHGFSVGEMVSEFRALRASVLRLWTASRATLDTDDINDLLRFNASVDQSIGESVTRFTSSIDESKDLFLAILSHDLRAPLQTVLMVTDHLATSPSRDTTQSVLVSRASRSVTRMIELVDDLLDFTRTRMGAGLGIASEATDLSTLVQHAVEEIEAAHPQWAFEPQIEAGLWAPVDAARIRQVLANLLSNAVHHGDSSLPVSIRAHGTDRQVVIDVGNFGRVIPAADIAGLFSPFKRVLADAPSDSADHHLGLGLYITDRIVSAHNGRIDVTSSIEAGTTFRVTLPR
- a CDS encoding glycoside hydrolase family 26 protein gives rise to the protein MRPALLAFAATVCLSACESPARIAAPDVLQRSAITSSTATGSVGSGVFLESSPLGKLGLKAWDTWTTKVGGRSAYVMWYTDWSSNFQGFAVTSAYDRASTPVITWEMKNRRGKITYADVLAGKHNTYIDSWATDAKADGRPIVVRLGHEMNGDWYGWGGAQNGGSEQSPAQFIAMWRYVRGRFQTKNVTNVSWAWCVNHESVPNASWNQPENYYPGDAYVDWICADGYNWGTSQTWSSWKTFDEVFAPIYGRLTTLAPTKPFMIGEFASSELGGSKATWITAAASSMATSYPQLRAFMWFNMNKETDWRVESSASSLAAFRSAFVGDPVFAWK
- a CDS encoding ATP-dependent metallopeptidase FtsH/Yme1/Tma family protein, with the protein product MSSSDLRRTVRRASATDARARRSSWRELLRPQGTGPTRYWRVGAVITLLMVASTLGWYLTARDTALPPTVRYSDVAGAIATGSVTSLEVGESGRRLTVTLSPGAVLANARGATRVITLVPTSVALADFERWSSAGIAVSVRPADTMSSPQTWNVLVPILIVLVAAGTLVGWQRRMRGGTFVVAPPARHLTMSDVGGAREARADLADVVAFLRSPEKFEAMGARCPKGVLLVGPPGTGKTLLARAVAGEAGVPVIIAGGSDFTEMYVGVGASRVRALARRARESAPCIIFIDEFEALGGRRGRPNRSGEEENTLNALLVEMDGMAGNEGVVWMAATNRDDMLDPAVRRPGRFDRVVEVPLPTLADRLEILRIHAARAPLSPNVDLDVIARLTPGYSGAELANLLNEAALVAVHAGASMITGADIEQARDKILLGRIRAGVVITPSERHVIALHEAGHAVVGMIACPEDRLHKVTIQARGRSLGAAHFSPEADKHLYSRRYLEGVIAKALGGRAAELIFLGVNGVTSGAASDLIQATSVARRMVGEMGMSDRVGLVSADPAAHGGGAPSAQLQSRIDDAVADLVKAQADRAEALVGAHRGAVEAIAAALLEHEVLDAEDVIAIARRHGALGARELVAA
- a CDS encoding cytochrome b562; this translates as MHLRLRQFGAACVLAFAISSVAHAQQDEEKTPLGKKMSAMNTAFKAVGRQIDDPSKNANTLEQLAIIETNAKAALTLEPEKQSKIPAAEQAKFKAGYQAGMKEFIATVQKLQVSIKAGKNAEAVATYDEMKGMQREGHKEYRIKKAGAPPGGN
- a CDS encoding Rieske (2Fe-2S) protein, producing MSESTPAPDRRNFLAKAAAVVVGGLISVVAPVAGLFTLLDPLRRKTDTRGLVRVASLASLATDGQPRKFPVLDTLVDAWNKTENVPVGSVYLQRTGDATVRVLNSVCPHLGCSVGYNASTHGYFCPCHRSSFTLDGAIADPKSPSPRGMDELEAVVRDGEVWVRFQNFRKGSPDKIAV
- a CDS encoding cytochrome b N-terminal domain-containing protein translates to MAEQPRNERPSLGSWLDSRTGYKGLLHEALFENVPGGARWRYVWGSTLSFFFVVQVITGVFLWMSYSPSSQTAWESVYYIQHQMLGGWFLRGLHHFVAQAMTVLLVLHLMQVIIDGAYKAPREMNYWFGVVLLILVLALSLTGYLLPWDQNGYWSTAVSTNIVGMSPGIGQSLQTVVVGGVTYGHLTLTRFFALHAGVIPGLIIVLIVGHVYLFRKHGLTPKQPLKGPDQGFWPEQVLRDAVACLAVLAVVLFFVVREQGAPLGAPADPAEQFSAARPEWYFLFLYQFLKYFPGSTEIIGAIVLPTLGLVVLMAMPFLGRWKLGHRFNVGFMFAMLAGAALLSWQSISADRNDPEYQVAKAVSQRDAARAVEMANAGVPITGALTLMRNDPYTQGPRIFSRNCASCHRYDGHDGMGNALPKDSISASDLKGYGSREWLQGFLNADTILTTRYWGGTAHTEGDMVGWLGDHIPETDEQIATRRNVVLALSAQAALPSQAAMDRKDSAQIAMGIAFMRNTKNGCAECHKFQDVGTDSPELDGWGSREWMVAFVNDPSHPRFFGRDNDRMPSYGTEKSLSQREIEMVVDWIRQEWYTPKTAATRK
- a CDS encoding metallophosphoesterase family protein; amino-acid sequence: MAASALSAQVTQAAGAADTVMAIQKPRSPLPAEAASANVTRFSFIAYGDTRGRRDGVNEQYEHGLVVESMLRTIKSMESGPEPVRFVLQSGDAVVNGRDPKQWNVSFIGLINRLTTAGGVPYYLAPGNHDVTSAAELSAPGRLVGLQNYLRAMGQLIPPDGATRRLTGYPTYAFGYGNTFVIAFDSNIAEDSTQLAWVRAQLEGLNRKRYTHVVAFFHHPAYSSGPHGGSTIERPTMAVRANYMPLFRKHNVQLLFTGHEHFFEHFVERYRDVAGVPRRIDQIVSGGGGAPLYTYQGEPDLNAYMRSSGVDSARVTHLVRPGSKAGDNPYHFTVVHVDGERMWLEVVGVDWGAGYAPYQGNRSVLGDTLGRR